In Falco cherrug isolate bFalChe1 chromosome 19, bFalChe1.pri, whole genome shotgun sequence, the genomic stretch GCAGACGAGCTCCTTGGAGACCTGATGCCTCTTTAGATCAGTTTTGCCGAGTCTCCCCATCCACACAAGCCACTTTGGGTGCAAACGCACCTGCGCTCAGACCAGGGCTCCTGGTAGCAGTGGGTTTGCGGACACAGCTGGTGCCAGCTCAGCGCCAAGCTGGGGCTGGTCTCCCTGAGCAAATTAAATCTCTAAAGCACCAGGGTTAAACCAAAACCCCCGCCAGACTCATTGCATTAGTGATGGTGCTAGAGCCAAGCCCGGACCGCACCGCCTCAGCCTTTGGAAGGATGACATTGCTCCAGATGACAATCCACAGGGGCAACActcacaggcagagctgcacgTTACCTGCTTTGCACCAAAGACTACACAGCTGCCGCGATTAGGGTCTCTCCCTGCTGCCGGGGCATGGCAGGGCTTGGGAAAACCTCATCTTTTTGGGCCGGAGGTTCTGGGTGAGGCCAGCTGCTCCACAGCCCCCTCGGTGCCCGGATTTGGTGCCCCAGCTGGTGGGATCTGGTGCTTTGTGCCTCCTAAACCTCCAGCTGATTTTgctggtgggaaggagggggggagTTGGCTTTCGGAAGCAGTTTGATCACAGATGCTTTTGTCTTGTTACCGTGACTCTGCCAGCTCGGGAGAAATTCCCAGCCTCCTCAGCCCAACATatgcctgcagcccccagctcgGAGAGCTGCTGCGCACTGCCAGTGTTAAAGCTGTATCAATGGCTCCATTTCACGGCATGGCCAGGATCCAGCACGTTGCCAGGGAGGTGCACCCACAACGCTGAGTCCCAGGGCTGTGAGGAGGGCCCTACAACGCGgcctctgggctgcagcaacCTGGATATCCTGGTTGGGTTTCTCCGTTCAAAGTTTCCCCTTGTTTGTCCAAACGaagtgggtgggtgggatgcCAGGAGGCCTCCGCTCTCGCTGAGCCCAGATGGTACCGTCTGCTGTTCCAGAAGAAttcccacctgcctgcccctgctcccgCCCCGTGTGTAACCGATTCCCTCGGTGGGTGTCTGAGCCTCCTCGCGCCGGGGGCTCGCTGCGGGGAAGCCTACGGCAGCCGATGGGAAGGATACCAGGCACCCGAGGCATGGCCAGGACATGGGAGGCTACACTAGGATATGgtcttattttttaaacaagattttttCCACTCCCTGGTTATCCCTTGTTACCAGGTAACGGAGACCCAGAGCACAAATATTGGGCAGGCAAAAGAGCTGTAAAGCCTCCATGCACCCCgggagcaagaaaaaaaaaaaaaaaaaaaagaaatgggcaTCTAAAACCTTCCTCCTCTGGTGGCTGTCGATGCAAATCCCAGCTGGGATTTGAACCCAAGCTggtatttattctttgttttcctttcctctacCCATTGCCCCCAAGGAAGATGTACCGTTACACTTAAAACAGGAGCCTGGCTGTAGATTTAAGCTTGTTCTGCAATAAGCAGCCACgatccctccttttctccccaaTTCCCTGTGTGAGGAGTAGGGGACAAAGATATTCCCCCCAGAGGGGCGCGGTGGTACCTGTGGGGGGGTCGGTTAAGCTCGGTCTGCTCTCCCAGGCTCAGGTTGGCACGAGGCTCCTGGCACAAATGCATTGAGGGCGCTGCAGGTCTGTGAGGCTTTGCTCCCTGCCGTGAGGAGCAAGACCTGGAAAACACTAGGAATTTGGTTTAGGAGGCAGGATGCGTTTCTGAATGGGTTCCCAAAGGggcctgtgggtgctggggcactGAGGGACCTACTTTCAatccctgccctccagctgTAATGGCCACGGATCCTAAATGGACAGGCCACCCCTGGAAAAGCCCAGCACGGGCATTTCCCCACCATTTCTCCTCTTCCACTTAGCTGCTGGATGGGGTTAAATCACGACAAGGGGGTtgtgcagctgctctctgcaccCAAGTCCTTGCAGGTGGACTTTTGGGAACCCAGCTGGCTCAACCCAGCGTTCATCGACCCCTGGGGACACCGGCCACCTTTGGCCCGTGCCATGTTTGTGTTCAGGACTCGGCTCTGCCCCAGGAAGGGAACCTACACAAGAAACGGCTGAGAGGGTGCTCCCTGGAGGGATACATCCCACAGGGAAAAGCACAGTGCCTTTCCAGAGGGACTCACTCCACAGGGGTGCAGGTGGGGAGACTGCAGTGCCACCCAAGGAAGGACTAACACCCAGTACCACCAGTTAGCTCCAAGGaagccagctcccccagcctgtgctgcacccCATGAGTGACATGACCCCACACCACAAAGTACCATCACCCAGGCAGGTCTGGGGGCTCCCACCACCTCCTCAGGCTcctctgcccacccccacccaccccggCTGTCACACACTGTCTCCCTCTGCCCGCTACGCTTGCTGTTCTTGGCTGGGTTTTAGCCTGTCTAAATTTAGGTGGATCTATTTCAACACCCATCCTCTGACCTGCGGGGGGAAGAGGACGGAGCAAAGGTAGCTGGGGAGGAAGAGCAGGGACCgcagtgccctgcagcagggtctGCTCCCTGCGTCCCCGGCCAGGCTTTCCACACCAGCACCCTGGATTTTATCCGGCTGTGAGGCCATGGAAGCGCCCAAGACTGAGACTAGCATTTTCCTGGCTGTTGTCCCATGGATCACTCTGGCTGTCACTTGGGGTAGAGCTGGGTGACAAGGACAAGCCAACCCGTgtccaccagggaaggtgctcCCCGCACTGGGAGCCAGCTCGTCTCCGGAGAAGGCCGATGCAGGTGAGTGGGGCTGTGGCAAACCAAGGGCAAGGACAAGGCTTCAAGGAGCAGGACATCGGCACTGGCACCCAGGGGTGTTCCAGGGTCTGGTGGACCCAAacagagggagggctggggtgcCCAAGCACCCCTTGCCACCCTGCCACCATCCATCTCCCCTCACAGGTGGCATCACCTTGGGCTTGCAGAGCATCTCTTAACTGCTGCTACTGCCTTTCTCCTAACACCACCGGGGTCAGGACATCCCAAAGGaaaccctgctgcctgcaggactCACGGCAGGGCCTCTCCTTGCCCCTAGCTGGAGCCACGCTTCTCTGCAACACAGTAACTGGCTGTTTATGTGCTAAGCGTTGTGCCCGGGACAGGTCCCCTGCGCGTCACCACCTCCAGGGGATCTGGGGGTAGCGCCGAGAGGTCACTAGCTCCTGTGAGCTCCAAGAAAGATGCTCAGTCTGGTCAGACAGGGTCAAACCAGGTAGGGTGGGATGTGACAGAGCAagtgctgggcactgggggaGGATCAGAGCACGCAGTCAGTCTGCTTGTACCTCTCTCACCAGCACGCATCCAACACGAGCCTAATTCCCAATTCCCAGTACGGGGTCTCATGTCCCTGTGCCCCAGGGCTACAGAGACCCCTTTCCCCCTTTCCATGTGGTCGGCTCAGCTTGTCCTCACTGCCAagagcagctggcagccagAGCATCGCCAGCAGGGTTGAAGCATGTTTTCACTCCAGACATCTGCCCAGTTAGCCATTAATCCAGCTGGCAGAGGAACAAGAGGGGCCGCCAGCACTCGGCGACGTCACCGTGCCAGCCAACACAACTAACGGTGGTTGTTTGACGGCTGCAGCCACGgcaaaggaagctgaaaggTGCTAGACAGAGCAGGTTGGACtgtgatttcttcctttttgaaaacaaaatgagaattgcatctcttctcccccctccccacctcagTTGTGGCTTACACTTACTAGCAATCGCGGTGTCAGTAATAGCAGCTCCTCAGGCTGCCCAGGGTACCAGGCACATCACCATGAACATTAGCTTCTGGCAACCGGCATCCCACACGACCTAAggggtaggaaaaaaaataatttaacaatttCACATACAGCAGTTTCAAAAGGACCAAATAGCAAAAGGGTATTTGACTAACAAGTGACTAACAACCGGCTGTTAAAATAAGCCACCAAGGACTCAAATCCCCAGCCAAGATGAAGCACAAGGgaagttaatttttcttgcGGCCGCACCTCTTCCCACTGTGGGGATGGGTGCAGCTTCTTGCACTCCCTCTCCAGCCACCTCGAGCCCCTCCATGCCCAGGGAACAGCCAGAGCGAAAAGGTGGACTGAGAGCACCATTCCCAGCACTGAGGGAACCTGGACACAGGGTTTTGGTGGAGCCAAAGGCATTGCTATCATGGCACCCACACTTCTAATTTGGCTTTTCAGCTCCCGTCCCCTTGGATGTTGTGCTCCAAACCTTTGTTTTGGTAGGGGTGGCAGCAGGCCAGAGGCAGCTCAGGCTGCGCCTGACACATCGGATGGTTTTGGTCCTCCCTGCACTCATCGGCTGCTCCGAAATCTCTCCGAGCCCCTGGAGCTCGCTGATCCTCTCCAAGGGCAGCTGGAAGCTTTAACTTTTTGACACACTGAACtacacagcacagctgcctcaGGGTGGAGGATGAGAGCTGTTGTGGTTgagcacagtgaaaaaaaaaacccgaaacgCCTGGGATTTTGCTCAAAAGCTCACCTCCCCCCGAGAGGCAGCAGTGCAGCCAAGCCCTGCAGGGCCACGTTTGGCAGCTGCCtggatgctggcagcagctcacaTCTGCTGGCACCTCTCAGATCCCACCTCCACTTTGCTTCTAGGGGACCTGCTGAATGAAGCCGAGACAAGCCAGCGGGTGAGCAACCCCCCAGGCCCTGCATGGATTGGAATGGGGAAACCTGCCCGCAGTAagagcccagggcagctggaaaACCCCAGCTTCTACCTCCGAGcgctcttcttcctcctcttctgcaggcATGGTAAGGAACTGCATGGACAGAGCCATGCCAGAGCCACATCCCTGGCAACGATACCcatggggagctgcagccccagggcacaGGGAGGGTACAGCCATGGCAGGGCTCCTGGGAGGTGATGGAACACACAGAAGATCCCCTCCTCTCACCACAGCCACAAGGCTCAGGCAGTAGCAGGGAGCCCTCAGCCCACTGCAGCCaaagggaagggcaggcagcCGTCCCACCAGCATCACCTGCCCCTCTCAGGGCAGCCTCCACCATGAGAGCATCccactgctctcctgcagcGGGCACATTCCCTCCCAAGATAAGCACAGGGATGAGTCAAAGTTCCAAGGTCTTCAGTGAGAGGCACCAGCTTTATCCACCACTCAGCCCCTCGCTATCCCTTCCTGCCCCCAAGATGCAGAGCAGGACCAAAACCTGCATCCTGCAAAACCTAAACTCATCCCCCAGCCCTTTGCCCAGCTTACTAGGGCAGCTATCCCTTATAACCCCTCTGCTTAATGAGCTAAATCATCCCTGCTGGGGCGAGCTCGTTAGCTCTCCTGGAGCTGTGGCACATGGCACTGCTttccacagcacagagaaatcaTGTTTGCGGGGCTGGGTGTCACTGGTGCAGTCAAGCCTCTTGTGACAGAGTGATGGCACGGCCTGGCAAGGTTGGAATGGGAAGAAGGGGTTTCCCAGCTCAGAAATTCCCGTTTGTCCCCTGGCAAGCCCTGGGGCGAAGAATCTCGGCCTGAGCCACGGCCCAGGGCCACAATCACAACTGTTACCCTGGCTCTCGGCCGTGCTCATGCCCCAGGTACAATCTTACATCCCAGTTGCTTCAGGACACCCCTTTGGCCCCGTGACTTTCCCCAGGCTGTCCTCTGTGCCAGGCTCCAGCCCGTTTCTGCAGCAGGCAACCCTGGATTTGTTCCCCCCAGACACGTAAGAAGCAGCAGGTCATTCCAACTGGCCACTGAGTTTGTTAAAACAGAGAGATTAGTGCTTCCAGAACGTGTCTCCATCGTGAGATCACGAGTGGGTCAGGTGGTGGGGGcggtgggaggagaaggggctgcccttccccacccctACAGCTCTGCCGGGATGTACCGAGCCATTCCGTCTCTCCCAGTTTCTTCCCAGTGCAAGATCCTGCGTTGCAACTCGGAGTACGTGGCTGCCACCCTCAACCTGCGTGGCTCCAACCGGAACGCAGCGTACTGCAACGCCCTCCGCTCCTACTCCCACTGCACCCGCAAGACAGCTCGCACGTGCCGGGGCGACCTGGCCTACCACTCCGCTGTCCACGGCATTGAGGACCTCATGATCCAGAACAACTGCTCCAAGGAGGGTCCCACAtcgcccccccggccccggcccccagcccccaaccATCAGGGCTTTGAGTCTCTCGATATCTGCAACTACGAGAAGAGTTTTCTCTACAAGCACGGCCAGCCCCCCAGCTACCAGCACTGCGCGGCTTTTGGGGACCCCCACATCCGCACTTTCCATGATGACTTCCACACTTGCCGAGTGGAGGGCTCCTGGCCCCTCTTGGACAATGACTACTTGTTTGTGCAAGCAACCAGCTCTCCGGTGGCCAAGGGGTCCAACGCTACGGTCACCAGCAAGGTAACGCTCGTGCATAGGGCTTGGAGGCAAACCCATACACCTCTGGGATGCACCAACAGCTTAGGGCACCCCCTTACGCTCCCTGAaaaggctggggagggcagcaaTAGCTTCAGCTAAACCCACACAGGATCAGGAACAAATGTCTGCAGGAACAAGTGGGATGGAGGTCCATGAGGGGACCAGAGAGACCTGCAATGCTCCCCTTGCAGGCTGGGGATGGGTTACAGTGTGGTCCATGGGTTACCCACATGCAATCGACCCAGGCTTAGCTCCGTCTCAGTCTTCAGTTGCTTAAATGGcattaaagaaagaaggaaatgaaggaaggaaaaaaggaaacattgctGCTTTCCCCAAAGGGCTGCAGCAATGTGGGAGAGACAGTCTGGGGCAGAGGGGGATGCATTGGTGAGGTGGCCATGTGCAATCAGCTTTGCCCTCCTGTAGGTAGCTGTTACCTGGGATGGGGACATGGCCGCGATGCTCATGCCCAGCAAGCGAGATCATAgtgtcacagaatcatttaagttgggaaagacctttaagatcgagtccagcactgccaagtccaccactaaaccgtgtccctaagcgccacatctacacatcttttaagtGCTTCCAGGGATTGAGACTCAACTCTTTCCTGAACACCTGTGGAATCATGTGAAAtggtctttaaaaaataataagggAAAaacttgtgaagaaaaaaactcagGGTAGCCAATGTTTTCTGTCCCCCAAAATCGCGTGCGCAGAAATCTGAATCACTCTCTATTCAAATCACCTCTgatctgctctctgcagctcaccaTCATATTCAAGAACATGAAGGAATGCATCGACCAGAAGGTTTACCAGGCCGAGATAGACAACCTCCCGGCAGCTTTCGAGGATGGCTCGGTGAACGGGGGCGAGAGGCCAGGCGGCAGCAGCCTGGCCATCCAGGAGCGCAGCCCCGGGCGGCACGTGGAGATCCGTGCAGAGTACATCGGCACCACCATCGCTGTCCGTCAGGCCGGCCGCCAGCTCTCCTTCTCCATCCGGGCAGCTGAGGAGGTGGCACGTGCCTTCACGGAGGAGCAAGacctgcagctctgtgtgggCGGTTGCCCCCGCAGCCAGCGCATCTCCCGCAGCGAGTGCTGCCGTGGCCGCCTCGCAGCTGAGACGGCCCGGGCACTCTGCAAGGAGATGCTGCCTGTGGAGGACGTCTACTTCCAGTCATGCGTCTTTGATGTGGTAACCTCAGGAGATGCCAACTTCACCATGGCGGCTCATGGAGCTCTAGAAGACGCCAGGGTCTTCCTTCCCAATGCTGAGAAACTGCACATCTtccaggctggggcaggctgcctgtgcgtctcttcttccttcttcctcctcctcctcacctctgGCCTTTGGGCTGTTTTGTTGCACTTTTAACTCTCGCTGGCATTGCAATATACAGTACAGTCCACAGGGGTAACCCGAGAGAGCTGCTGACTCAGACCCATGCCTTGCAGATCAAGAGAGAAGCCTTACACCTCGGATCAAGTGTCTCTGTGGCAAGGAGGAACCAGAGACCCAGACCTCTGGAGAGGGGAGCGCTGGAGACAAAAGATAGTGAGACACTGGTTTGCATCCACCTGTTCTCGCACATATGACACCAGTTGAACCTGGTTCCTCTCCTGAAGGCagatcacatttttttctgttggattctgatgtgtttctgttttctaaagatGAGCACATTGCAGCTGTATCAAAGACAAACAGATACTACACATTTAGGAAACCTCTCTGCCCCTCAAAGCCTTTCCATAAACTTGCTTTACACCCTTCTTCCAGTGTTTCTACAGTTGACTTTTACTCAGGAGCCCTACAGATTCAGAAATAATGGGCTCAAAGCCCAGATCCCAATTTTTAACAGTCAAAAAATGTTGTTTGGTGGATTTGGGGCCCCTTGATCCAGCTGCTACCAAAGCAATGCAAGAGGGGAACAAGCCAATAAGTTGGTTATCAGAGTGTTGTGACCAAGTGGAGATTTTTGAGCTAGAAATCAACCATTTCATCCTGTATTCTTCTCTCTCTGGATTAGTAATGTGCTAATTTCCAgcgctgggagctgcagagcgCTGGTCTCTGACATTTCAGGCTACCGTTGCTATTTTTCCTTGTTGTCTTGGCACCTGTCTAGGACTCAGTATAGCCAGTTCTGGACTTTGGACCAGCGTTGAGTTTCAGTAAGGAAAGATACCCCTTGGTATTCTTCTCCCTTGGGCCCAACTTTCTCTGTCAGTGTCACAACCCTGCTCAAATCCAACCCAGCCTGAGGGTTTCACTTGCAAAAGCGAATTAGTAATGAAGACGCGGAGCTGGCAAAAAGCCATATGACTGTAGCTACTAGCTAGGGAGCTACTAGCAgatgtatataaatacagagGTGAGGCCAAATGAgatgtttaatatatttaagagGTTTTAAGTAAAGCAGCTAGAGTTCTATATGATAAGAATTATTTTCCATAtgcaaggacttttttttttttttttttttttttaataaagaggGCTCACATTAAAAACTTTGCCATTCCTGTCCTGCGGAGCCGTAAGAAGAGCCTTGTGGAGGCGGATAATTAAGCTGGCAGACACAGGGGGAAGGAGAATTGCAGATCATTCAGGTACAGAAGATCTGTCAAGCTGTAAAGGGGGGTTTCACCGTTCACGTTTCAGTACATCTGCAGTTTCTTTGGTCAGTcgattttgcattattttctcctctggTTCTTCTGCCGAGGGCACAAAgagtaaatacagaaatgtttcttagGTATCTCAGCATATTTCCTCCTTCAACACACACTCAAAGCACACGGTGACTAGTGAGGGTTTCTCTGTTTCTTGTATGGTGTTCTCGCTAATCCCTGAAGGTTTTGACATTAAAGGTGTCTATTTTTGAAGTCCTCATTTCCTGTCATCTGtctctttatttctttggtcggcagcagcaggtgaagATAATAATATCTCGCCTTCCACCCACTGCTCCTTTTACTCCAGAGCATTTTGCGgtctatatatacatacacgGAATGGGGAGAGGAAGCCAGCCTGCCTTGCTGCTACGCTTCCCATGGGAGCACCACTTCCCATAGGGATAAAATCCTCAGGATCCCTGAGGCTGCAGGGTTGATAGTGACAGAGCTTCTCATAGAAAGGGGACGGACTTCATCCCATAATAAAAGGTAGCCAGGGtgcaaaacagcagctcttGGACAGCACACAGCGACGCTTCGCAGCTGCCAGACACAGCGTCATGGTCATGCCACAGGGATGGATTTTACGATGCACAATCTAATTATCCTTTAGATTTTGGCCAACGGAGCCAATCAACAAGAATGCCATGGGGAAAGGAGGGCTCTCCTAATGGAGAGATAAGGATCTCACTGGCTGATGACCCTTGCAGGTGAGCAAGGCCACACTCACCCCCCAGACCCAGCCTCTTTGTACCTCCATGTCATAAAAAGGGGACAGAAGAGTCCCCAGGATCCACCAGCGGTGGAAGTGATCCTGCACAAGCCCTGGGCACATGGGCATGGCAGGGCCTGGCCCACCACGTGTCTCATAGCTCCTTCCCGACTGAGGAGCATGGTGATCGCTGACCCAGAGCTTTGCAAGAGAGCTCTTATTTACTCACTCTTCCCAACCTGTTCATGAACTTCCCACCCAGGAAGGGGGCAATGAATTGGGCTCCAAGGGCTTTGCTcccactgaaaagaaaagcagagtttcCTGGGCCTGCCTGGGAAAGGTGGATTCAAGACCCTTCACAATCACCCACCTGACAAACCCCAAAGCCcaagagaatcacagaatatttcAAGTTGGAAGCGACCTGTAAGGACCATCAAGTCCAAGTCCTGGCTCCTCGCAGGACTGCCTAATAAAAAAACATATAACTAAGGGCAttgtccagatgctccttgGAGAGAGAACTTTGGCCAGCTCCCTCTGGAAAAGGTGAGCTGGACCACCTTGAGCAGCTCACGGAGGTCTGACGCTCTGACAGTGGTCGGAGCAGGTATTTGGGGAGTCGCAGCACCTCACAAGGCCACTACCTCCCTCACGCACGATGCAGATGCTTAAACCCGAGCTGCAGCCTGGCTAGGGTCCAGCACCGCTGAAGGAACGTGCGCAGCGTTGAATGGGTTTATGCCTGTTCTCCCAATTGTTCTGTACTCTGCATCCTCAACTTAAtgactgcagaggaaggaagacCTTTCAAAGATGTGATAAAGTCTGTAAGTAGAAAAGAGACCTTTCCACCCCTGACAGATTGCAGTCTGAAATAAAGAAGTGGAACGTAGGCGTGGATCCAAGCCCCACTGATGTCAACAAGAGTATTTCCATTGACGTCAGCAGACTCTGGATCGAGCCCTCGAATTTCCTAGCATATGTCACCTGCTAAAAAAGACACCAGCGACGCTGGCCAGCATTTTCCAGAGAGCCCAGTTTGGGCTGTTCTGCATCCAGATGCCCAACCTGGGTGGTTAGAGCAAGGGAATTCCCAGTCTGGATCAGACATGGGGTGTGCCAGCCCTGGTAGGTGGCTGTCAACAGCAGCCAGCACCGGGTCTCGCAGGAAGGTGTGAGAAGTCTGGGACAATCTGCTCCTCTTACATCCCGCCTCACTCATAGTGAAGAGAAATGCCAAGGCCTTGGGGCATGAGGTGTAATAGCCAAACCTGAATCTCCATTAGCAGCTGTTTCTATGTGTCATAAACCAGCTTAATCATCTCAAGTGGCCATGTTTGCCAGCTCCCGGCGTGGCAGCGAGGGCATACAGTTGCAGAAGTTGGAGCTGCCAAGCCCCTAACCTGTAAACCAGAGCTGTCCAAATCAAAAGCACAGCTTCGAAATGGCAGCACTGGTTTAAAAGCCACCTGAGCGCGCAGCTTTCCTCTGCATGTTTCCTGCCAAATTCTGGCCCGTTTCGTTAGCGAGACATTAAGGCCAAGGCAAGAACTTCCTCCACAAAGTTCAGGGTTAGATTTGGCTTCCTCGTGTCCCTAACGGCCGACGCCTCAAGCAACATCACCAGCAGGGAACAGGAACACGGACAGGACGTGGCTGAAATGGGCACGTCTCACTGTGGAATgcttcacagaatcatagaatcattgaagttggaaaagacccttaaaatCATCCAAGTCCAGCTGTAAAGCTAGCACTGCAAGCTTCCTCATGTTCCCCCTCgtttgcatgaaaaataacCTCAactcacacaaaaaaagtaaaaaaaaaaaaaaaaaaaaaaggtgccagTGGCATTGGGGCAGTGGATGCACAGAAACCACATCTCTGGAGGTCCAGCCTCCCCTTGTCCTCGCAAAGATGCGGATTTCAGCCTCTTCCAGCAGTTCCTTCttataaatacacaaaataaaacgACTGCTCATTCTCATGTCACAAACAGACAAGCAGCACGCTCAAAGTACAGGAAATTGACTCCCAGTAGACCAATTTAAAGGCAGCTTCACCTGCGTCCTCTTAAACTGTACCTAGACTAGGCAGGCCGAATACACCCGTATCATTAGTCCGTCGCCTGAGTAATCCAAGCGGCGGGCCCGCAGGGGGGGATGGAGGAAATCACTCCTGAGCCATTCCTGGCAAGGCCTCTAGATGTCCACACAGCCCAAAATATGAGAAGGT encodes the following:
- the HJV gene encoding hemojuvelin, translated to MGKPARSKSPGQLENPSFYLRALFFLLFCRHVSSQCKILRCNSEYVAATLNLRGSNRNAAYCNALRSYSHCTRKTARTCRGDLAYHSAVHGIEDLMIQNNCSKEGPTSPPRPRPPAPNHQGFESLDICNYEKSFLYKHGQPPSYQHCAAFGDPHIRTFHDDFHTCRVEGSWPLLDNDYLFVQATSSPVAKGSNATVTSKLTIIFKNMKECIDQKVYQAEIDNLPAAFEDGSVNGGERPGGSSLAIQERSPGRHVEIRAEYIGTTIAVRQAGRQLSFSIRAAEEVARAFTEEQDLQLCVGGCPRSQRISRSECCRGRLAAETARALCKEMLPVEDVYFQSCVFDVVTSGDANFTMAAHGALEDARVFLPNAEKLHIFQAGAGCLCVSSSFFLLLLTSGLWAVLLHF